GCGTCGGGGTATCGGCGTACGAAGGAGGCGGGTCCAGGGGTGCGCTCATGGTTCTCTCAACATTACCGTCGCCGGGCCCCACGCCTCTTCACCCCTGTCCACCTGCTGGGACACCCACGGGGATACCCGCGAGAAGAACGGCACAGGAAGGGCGGAAGAGGGAGGGAAAGGGCGGGAAAGGGGCTGGGGAAGGACACGGAAGAGCGACGGACCGGCGCCCGGATAGCGATGGACTGTCCGCATCAGTCAGCATCATTCAGGATCTGTGCGGTTCCGCGTGAGCATCCGCTGTCCAGGCCCGATTCACCCCCCGGCAACAGTCACAGCCTTGCCTCTGTCTTCCGGCCCGGCTTCCTGTCGGACGCCCGGGCCTGGAATAGTTCCCCACGATGTTCGCCATCCCTAGACTCCCTCTGAGCAGGGGGTACCTCGGGGGACAACTTTGTGGGGCATGGAGTGCCGGAACTCGTACTGGAATTGAACGGACAGACCTGGACGCTAGACCCGTCCAGGGCATACACCCTCGGCCGTGATCCGCAGGGGGACATGGTGATCGACGACGCCAGGGTTTCCTGGCGGCATGCCACGGTGCGCTGGGGAGGGCGCAGCTGGGTCATTGAGGACCACGGCAGCACGAACGGCACCTATGTGCAGGGACGGCGGATCCAGCAGTTGGAGCTGGCCCCCGGGATGAACGTCCACCTGGGCAACGCCACCGACGGTCCGCAGCTCGGTTTCTCCGGCGGCGCTGCCGGCGGCCATGCACCGGCCGCCGACCACTACAGCGCCCAGGGAGCAGCACCGGCGCAGCACCACCAGGCCGCGCCCCAGCAGCCCGGCCCCGGTGGCCCCGGCTGGGGTCAGCAGCCCCACCAGCCTCAGCAGCAGCCCGGCTGGCAGCAGCAGGCGCCGCACATGCCGCAGCAGATGCAGCAGGCGCCCCCGCAGCAGTACGCGCCGCAGGCGGCCCCGCAGCAGGCTCCGCCTCAGCAGTACGCCCAGCAGCACCCGCCCGCGCAGCCGCACATGCCGCAGCAGGGCGGCGGCCCCGGCATGCCCCCGATGGGCGGCATGCCCGGCGGCCAGGGCCCGGGCCAGCCCGCCCAGCCCCAGCAGGGCCCGCCGCAGGGCGCCGCGGGTGACCGCAGCCCGACGACCTTCCACCAGCTCTCCCTCGGCCGCATGATGCGCATCGGCCGTGCGCTGGAGAACGAGCTGGTCGTCTCCGACCTCCAGGTCTCCCGGAACCACGCGGAGTTCCACTCCTCGCCCGACGGGCGCTGCGAGATCCGCGACCTGGGCAGCCACAACGGCACGTACATCAACGGTCAGCCGATGCCCAAGTCCGGCACCGCGGTCATCACCCCGCAGGACATCGTCGGCATCGGTCACTCCACCTTCCGGCTGGTCGGCGACCGCCTGGAGGAGTTCGTCGACACCGGCGAGGTCTCCTTCTCGGCCCGCCACCTCACCGTCAAGGTGGACGGCGGCAAGGTGATCCTCAACAACGTCACCTTCGGCGTCCCCGAGAAGTCCCTGATCGGCGTGATCGGCCCGTCCGGCTCCGGCAAGTCCACGCTGCTGCGGGCGCTGACCGGATACCGCCCCGCCGACGTCGGCGAGGTCCTCTACGACAACCGGAACCTGTACAAGCAGTTCGCCGAGCTGCGCCAGCGCATCGGACTCGTTCCGCAGGACGACATCCTCCACAAGGAGCTGAAGGTCCGCACCGCGCTGCGCTACGCGGCCAAGCTCCGCTTCCCCGGCGACGTCGCCGAGGCCGAGCGCAACGCGCGGGTGGAGGAGGTGCTGGCCGAGCTGAAGCTCGACATCCACGCCACCAAGCGCGTCACCTCGCTCTCCGGCGGCCAGCGCAAGCGCGTCTCGGTGGCCCTGGAGCTGCTCACCAAGCCGTCGCTGATCTTCCTGGACGAGCCCACCTCGGGCCTGGACCCGGGCATGGACCGCGACGTCATGCAGCTCCTGCGCGGCATGGCGGACGACGGCCGCACGGTCCTGGTCGTCACCCACTCCGTGGCCGAGCTGCGCCTGTGCGACAAGCTGCTGGTGATGGCCCCGGGCGGCGGTGTGGCCTACTTCGGCCCGCCGGAGGAGGCGCTGAACTTCTTCGGCTACGACTCCTGGGCCGACGTCTTCTCCGCCTTCGAGAACTACCGCGAGTACGACTGGATGGGCCGCTGGCAAGGCTCGCAGCACTACCAGATGTACGCGGCCGAGATCGACGCGGCCCAGCCGCAGCAGGACCCCTACGCGCTGCAACAGCAGCAGGCGATGCAGCCGACGAGACTACAGAAACCGCAAAGCTGGGGCTCCCAGTTGTGGACACTCGTCAGCCGCTACGTCTCGGTGATCTCGGCCGACCGCTCCTTCCTGGTGCTGTCCTTCGTCACACCGCTCATCCTGGGCCTGGTCAGCACCCTGATGCCGTCCGACTACGGCCTGACGGCGCCACCGCTGAAGACCAACCGCGACGCGGGCCCGATCCTGCTGATCCTCGCCATCGGCGCCTGTTTCTCCGGTGCGGCGAACTCGGTACGTGAGCTGATCAAGGAACGGGTGATCTACGAACGGGAACGGGCCACCGGCCTGTCCCGGTCCGCGTACCTGATGTCCAAGGTCATCGTCCTGGCCGTGGTCGCCGCCATCCAGGGCGTGCTGATGTGCGTCGTCGGCTTCTACCCGCGCGACCTGCCCGACGAGGGCCTGCTCATGAACAACCCGGCCTTCGAGATGGCCCTGGTCATGATCGCGCTGGGCGGCACCTCGATGATGTTCGGCCTGATCATCTCCTCGCTGGTGAAGACCTCCGAGAAGACGATGATCCTGCTCGTCCTCTTCGCCGTCATCCAGGTCGTGTTCACCGGCGTGCTCTTCAAGCTCTTCGACAGCCCCGGCGTGGAGCAGTTCGCCTGGCTGATGCCTTCCCGGTGGGCCATCGCGGGCCTGGGCACCACCATCGAGCTGGGCCGGATGATGCCGCAGGACAAGAAGGACCCGACCAACACCGATCCGCTGTGGGAGCACACCCTCAGCCAGTGGACGATCGACGTCGGCATCCTGGTCCTGATGGGCATCCTGTGCGGCTTCGTCGTCATCCGACTGCTGCGCCGCCACGAGCCGGAGATCATGCGCAAGTAACCTCGCGAGCGACCGCGCAAGCGGTCGCGGCTCCGCCGTAGAGCACGGAAGGGCGGCTCCCCTCACAGCAGGGGAGCCGCCCTTCCGTGCTCAGTACGCGCTGTCGGCACGGGCGCGGTCCCCACGAGAGGTAGGGAGCTGCGAACCCGTCACCGGTGAGCCGTCGCGCTGTCCGATGCGGCGGACGAGGAGGGCGGGGAGGACGGCGACGATGACGATGGCGACGACGATGGCGACGACGACGGCGAGGAAGTCGGCGAGGAAGTCGGCGACGAGGACGGGGAGGGCGGGGAGGACGACTGCGACGGCGACGGCGAGGAGGATGGCGACGACGAGGGCGACGACGGCGACGAGGATGCTGACGGCGACGAGGGCGCGGGCGCCTTCCGCCCGGCCGAGTGGCTCGCCTCGGCCGCCGCCTCCCGCCGCCGCTCTGCGGCCTTCGCCTTCCGCGCTGCCTCGGCCGTACGCGCTTTCGCGGCCCGCTTGCGAGCCTCGGCGGCCTTCCGGGCCGGTGCCTCGTCCCGCGCCGCCGCCTTCCGCTTCGCCGCAGCGCTCCGCTGCGCGTCCGTCTCGGCCCGCTCGTCGGCGTGCGCGGATTGCCGGCCGATACTCGCGCGCTGTTCACCCACGCTGTGCCGCGCGGTCTGCCAGGCCACCGGCATGCCGCTCTCGTCGCCGCCCTGCCCCGTCCCGAACCCGAGGGTCAGCGCCGCGACGCCCGCAGCTGCGACAGCGGTGACAGCGGTGACCTTCTGCAGCCGGCTGACGCGGTGCGGCCGACGGTGTCGCCGACGTGGGGCGGGAGCGGACATACGCGACGGACCTCTTTCGTTTCGCGGACCGCGGACCTCTGCGGCGTGCGACATTTCTGAGCGACACGCAATTTGCGGGGCAAAGGTCACCACGCGCGCCCGCTACTAAGCCGCGTCGTGGGACAGCGCCTGGGGAAGCCCATACGCACCCGTCACCGGAAGGTTCACTCCACTAAGCGGCCTCGTAGAAGTCCGACCGCCCTGTGGTGGTCCTCACAGCGTGGGCCGTCTCCGCCGTCGGTCCTAGGACCACCGGACCGCCCGTCGACCGGCCCCTGCCCGATCTCCCGCTCCGGGCCCCGACGGTACGGTGAGCCGCATGGTCCCCCGATCAGGGCTCGCCGCCGTCAGCGCGGCACTGCTCGCCATGAACAGACAGCTGGAGGTGCGCGACGTCCTCCAGACGATCGTCACCTCGGCCCGCGAACTGCTCGGCGCCGAGTACGCAGCCCTCGGCGTCCCGGACGACCACGGCGGCTTCGCCCAGTTCGTCGTCGCGGGCGTGAGCGAGGAGGAGTGGGAGGCCATCGGCCCGTTGCCCCGCCAGCACGGCATCCTCGCCGCGATGCTGCACGAGGCCACCCCGCAGCGCCTCGCCGATGTCCGCAAGGACCCGCGCTTCGGCGGCTGGCCCTCGGCGCACCCGAAGATGGCCGACTTCCTCGGCATGCCCATCGCCGACGGCGAAGAGGTCCTCGGCGCGCTCTTCCTCGCCAACAAACCCCGCTGCTCAGGCCGCCGCGCCGCGTACAAGGCCGTCGAGCGGGCCGAGCGCCCCGCCGCCGACGAGCGGCCCTGCGCCTTCACCGAGGACGACGAGGAACTCCTGCGCAGGCTCGCCCAGCACGCCGCCATCGCGCTGACCAACGCCCGCCTCTACGAGCGCAGCCGGGAGCTGACCATCGCCGGCGAGCGCGCCCGCATCGGGCACGAACTGCACGACGCCGTCTCCCAGAAGCTCTTCTCCCTCCGCCTCACCGCCCAGGCCGCCGCCGCTCTCGTCGACCGTGACCCGGCCCGCGCCAAGGCGGAGCTGCACGAGGTCGCCCGGCTGTCGGCCGAGGCCGTGGACGAGCTGCGCGCCGCCGTCGTCGAGATGCGCCCCGCCGCGCTGGACGAGGACGGTCTCGTCGCCACCCTGCGTACCCAGGCCCAGGTCCTCGACCGCGCGCACACCGCCGAGGTCACCTTCGAGTGCGACGGCGTACGCGCCCTCCCCGCGGCCCAGGAAGAGGCCCTGCTGCGCGTCGCACAAGAGGCACTGCACAACGCCCTGCGGCACGCCGACGCGGCGCACGTGGAGCTGGCCCTCGTACGTCGCGGCCCCGGCGCCGTCCTCGCCGTCACCGACGACGGCACGGGCTTCGACCCGGGCGCCGTGCGCAGCTCGGGCCGCCACCTCGGCCTCGTCTCCATGCGGGACAGGGCGGCGGGTGTGGGCGGCAGGCTGACCGTCCAGTCGGAGCCCGCCAAGGGCACCGTTGTCGAAATGGAGGTGCCCGGTGGCTGACCCGATCCGTGTGCTGCTGGTCGACGATCACCAGGTCGTACGCCGAGGACTGCGCACCTTCTTGGAGGTGCAGGACGACATCGAGGTCGTGGGCGAAGCCTCCGACGGCGACGAGGGCGTGGCCCGCGCCGAGGAACTGCGCCCCGACGTGGTGCTGATGGACGTCAAGATGCCCGGCACCGACGGCATCGACGCCCTCCGGCTGCTGCGCGAGCGCGACAACAAGGCACGCGTCCTCATCGTCACCAGCTTCACCGAACAGCGCACCGTCGTCCCCGCCCTGCGCGCGGGCGCCGCCGGGTACGTCTACAAGGACATCGACCCCGAGGCACTCGCCGGCGCCATCCGTTCCGTGCACGCGGGCCATGTGCTCCTCCAGCCCGAGGTCGCCGGAGCGCTGCTGTCCGACGACCAGGGCGGCAGCGGACGAGGTCCCTCACTGACCGAGCGCGAACGGGAGGTGCTCGGGCTGATAGCGGACGGCCGCTCCAACCGCGAGATCGCCCGCGCCCTCGTGCTCTCGGAGAAGACGGTCAAGACCCACGTCTCCAACATCCTGATGAAACTCGACCTGTCCGACCGCACCCAGGCGGCGCTGTGGGCCGTCCGGCACGGGCTGACGGGCTGACGGGCTGACGGGCTGACGGATCGACGGATCGACGAGGGACGGGCTGATCAGCCGGGAGCGAGCGCGCCGGAGGGTTCCCGTCCGGCCCGAGATTCATACCGTCGTGTGGTCGTCATCTTTTCGGCGCATCCTCTATGCGGATGACCCGTTCTCCATGGCGTGCCGCGGCGGTGTGCCGCGGCGCAGTCCGCTAGAAGGGTCATCACAGTGAAGAACCTGAAGAAGGCCGCCGCCGTGACCATGGCGGCCGGTGGCATCCTCGCCGTGACAGCAGGCGTCGCCTCCGCGACCGGCGGCGCGGGTGCCAACGGCGCCGCGGCCCACTCGCCCGGCGTCGTCTCCGGCAACCTGGTCCAGGTCCCGGTACACGTCCCGGTGAACGCCACGGGCAACAGCGTCAACGTCGTCGGCGTCCTCAACCCGGCCTTCGGCAACCAGTCGGCCAACTTCTGAGGCCACGGCCCTGACCGGCGGCGCACGGCGCCCCGGCACGTTGCTCAACGTGCGAGCCCCCAGCCCGGGTTCGCGAGACTCCACAGAAAGATTCCCATGAAAACTGTCAAGAAAGCCGCCCTGGTCATCGCCGCCGCCGGTGTCGCGGCGGGTGCCTCCACCGGCTCCGCGTTCGCCCACGGCGGTGCCGCCGCCAACGGCTCCGCGACCAAGTCGCCGGGTGTCGGCTCCGGCAACCTGGTCCAGGCACCGGTGCACATCCCGGCGAACGTCTCGGGCAACTCGGTCAGCGTCATCGGCGTGCTCAACCCCGTCTTCGGGAACCACGCGCAGAACTTCTGATTCCGCCTGCGTTCGGGCACACCCACCTCAGCGGGGCCCGCGGACCACCAGGTCCGCGGGCCCCGCTGCTGCCGCGTGGGGGCCGGGCGCCGGCGTGCGGGCGCCAAAGGCCGGAGGCCTGCCCCCGGATGTCAGGGCAGCCCCTCCTCCTGCCGCCGCTCCATCTCCTCCGCGTACGCGTTGTACGCCGCCACCTGCGCACGCCGCGCCGTACGCTCCACGGGCCGCAAGGCCTCGGAGCGCGCGGCCATCTCAGCGGCGCTCACCGCCCCGCCGTGCGCCCTCCCGTCACCACCGTCCCCGTAGGCGATCGACACCAGCGCACCCACCCGCTGCGCCAGCTCCAGCACCCGCACCGCACGCGGCGGATACCCCGGCGCCAGCAGCTGCCGGCCCGCCGCCAGCCGTGCCCGGTACGCCTCCAGCGCCGCGTCGGCCACCGGCCCCGAGCCCGCCACATCCAGCCGCGTCAGCACCTGGGTGGCATCCCGCATCGCCTCCGCCAGCTCCCGCTCCGCCTCGCCCAGCGACGGCACATCCGCCGGCGGCGCCTCCCGCACCGGCAGGCACTCCCACACCACCTCCGTGTGCACGTCCTCCGGCCCGGCACCACCGCCCGGCGGGCCCGACTCGTACACCGCGGGCACCAGCCCCAGCGCCGCGCCGTGCACCAGCACCGCCTCCTCGGCCTCCACGGCCCGCGCGTTGAACTCCGGAGGGCCGCTGAGCCCCAGCGGGTGCCCCGGCACCGGCAGGGCCACCCGCAGCCCCGAGGCGCCCAGCGCCCGCAGCCGTCCAAGTGCGAGCGTCAGGCCCGCCTCGCCGGCATCCGGCTCCGGAAGCAGCATCCGGTGCCGCGTGTCGTCCTCCACGATCCGCTCGACCGCCTCATCGGGCGAGACGAGTCCGGCCAACAGCGCGTTTCCCCAGGCGGCCAACCGCCCCGAGCGAGGTTCCTTGAGCATGAACCAAGCCTAGGGAACGGACGCCGTACACGGTGGCGTAGGTTTTCCCCTGGGGAATGTGCCCACAGGCACTGAAACGCGACTGCAATAGGAGACAACGCGCTCATGAGCGAAGTACTGGAGCTGGTGGACGTATCCGTGGTCCGCGACGGACGTGCTCTGGTGGAAGATGTCTCCTGGTCGGTCAAGGAGGGCGAACGCTGGGTCATCCTCGGCCCCAACGGCGCGGGCAAGACCACCCTGCTCAACCTCGCCTCCAGCTACCTCTTCCCGACCTCCGGCACCGCGTCCGTCCTCGGTGAACGTCTCGGCGCCGTCGACGTGTTCGAGCTGCGCCCGCGCGTCGGCATGGCCAGCATC
This sequence is a window from Streptomyces sp. NBC_01775. Protein-coding genes within it:
- a CDS encoding GAF domain-containing sensor histidine kinase — protein: MVPRSGLAAVSAALLAMNRQLEVRDVLQTIVTSARELLGAEYAALGVPDDHGGFAQFVVAGVSEEEWEAIGPLPRQHGILAAMLHEATPQRLADVRKDPRFGGWPSAHPKMADFLGMPIADGEEVLGALFLANKPRCSGRRAAYKAVERAERPAADERPCAFTEDDEELLRRLAQHAAIALTNARLYERSRELTIAGERARIGHELHDAVSQKLFSLRLTAQAAAALVDRDPARAKAELHEVARLSAEAVDELRAAVVEMRPAALDEDGLVATLRTQAQVLDRAHTAEVTFECDGVRALPAAQEEALLRVAQEALHNALRHADAAHVELALVRRGPGAVLAVTDDGTGFDPGAVRSSGRHLGLVSMRDRAAGVGGRLTVQSEPAKGTVVEMEVPGG
- a CDS encoding response regulator transcription factor, with amino-acid sequence MADPIRVLLVDDHQVVRRGLRTFLEVQDDIEVVGEASDGDEGVARAEELRPDVVLMDVKMPGTDGIDALRLLRERDNKARVLIVTSFTEQRTVVPALRAGAAGYVYKDIDPEALAGAIRSVHAGHVLLQPEVAGALLSDDQGGSGRGPSLTEREREVLGLIADGRSNREIARALVLSEKTVKTHVSNILMKLDLSDRTQAALWAVRHGLTG
- a CDS encoding chaplin, producing MKTVKKAALVIAAAGVAAGASTGSAFAHGGAAANGSATKSPGVGSGNLVQAPVHIPANVSGNSVSVIGVLNPVFGNHAQNF
- a CDS encoding ABC transporter ATP-binding protein/permease, whose product is MGHGVPELVLELNGQTWTLDPSRAYTLGRDPQGDMVIDDARVSWRHATVRWGGRSWVIEDHGSTNGTYVQGRRIQQLELAPGMNVHLGNATDGPQLGFSGGAAGGHAPAADHYSAQGAAPAQHHQAAPQQPGPGGPGWGQQPHQPQQQPGWQQQAPHMPQQMQQAPPQQYAPQAAPQQAPPQQYAQQHPPAQPHMPQQGGGPGMPPMGGMPGGQGPGQPAQPQQGPPQGAAGDRSPTTFHQLSLGRMMRIGRALENELVVSDLQVSRNHAEFHSSPDGRCEIRDLGSHNGTYINGQPMPKSGTAVITPQDIVGIGHSTFRLVGDRLEEFVDTGEVSFSARHLTVKVDGGKVILNNVTFGVPEKSLIGVIGPSGSGKSTLLRALTGYRPADVGEVLYDNRNLYKQFAELRQRIGLVPQDDILHKELKVRTALRYAAKLRFPGDVAEAERNARVEEVLAELKLDIHATKRVTSLSGGQRKRVSVALELLTKPSLIFLDEPTSGLDPGMDRDVMQLLRGMADDGRTVLVVTHSVAELRLCDKLLVMAPGGGVAYFGPPEEALNFFGYDSWADVFSAFENYREYDWMGRWQGSQHYQMYAAEIDAAQPQQDPYALQQQQAMQPTRLQKPQSWGSQLWTLVSRYVSVISADRSFLVLSFVTPLILGLVSTLMPSDYGLTAPPLKTNRDAGPILLILAIGACFSGAANSVRELIKERVIYERERATGLSRSAYLMSKVIVLAVVAAIQGVLMCVVGFYPRDLPDEGLLMNNPAFEMALVMIALGGTSMMFGLIISSLVKTSEKTMILLVLFAVIQVVFTGVLFKLFDSPGVEQFAWLMPSRWAIAGLGTTIELGRMMPQDKKDPTNTDPLWEHTLSQWTIDVGILVLMGILCGFVVIRLLRRHEPEIMRK
- a CDS encoding chaplin, producing the protein MKNLKKAAAVTMAAGGILAVTAGVASATGGAGANGAAAHSPGVVSGNLVQVPVHVPVNATGNSVNVVGVLNPAFGNQSANF